One segment of Clavelina lepadiformis chromosome 2, kaClaLepa1.1, whole genome shotgun sequence DNA contains the following:
- the LOC143446734 gene encoding uncharacterized protein LOC143446734 isoform X1 has protein sequence MNRPRRTTDENSIVLKTKVKDLEDEVTKLKRRLEDLRKAKSNMIVKREREVVQVGQPNLGRPVGVETSKYKELEAKLNESETKKAQAEKEVRDLKDELAQAVKDRDSWNRKHDALKKQLAEIQEQHQKELEKVNTISRENGARADDVSEELRRLRDKLEIKAMQEEHKTKENYDREGYINDLIKENAILKNKVESMLIELNEKEVRWLRARDELKQKIQEKFDEKYAKWMAETDRRMEDLRQQNLLLKSCLSKGLPQDQKSVQSSKSNAPEG, from the exons ATGAATCGCCCGCGGCGAACCACCGACGAAAATTCCatagttttgaaaacaaaagtcAAGGATCTGGAAGATGAAGTGACCAAATTAAAACGG AGATTAGAAGACTTAAGGAAGGCAAAAAGCAACATGATCGTGAAACGTGAGAGAGAAGTTGTACAAGTGGGACAACCTAACCTGGGTAGACCGGTTGGTGTGGAGACGTCGAAGTATAAAGAACTGGAAGCAAAGCTGAACGAATCCGAAACGAAGAAAGCACAAGCGGAGAAAGAAGTACGGGACTTAAAGGATGAATTGGCGCAGGCGGTGAAGGACAGAGATAGCTGGAATCGAAAACACGACGCTTTGAAGAAACAGTTAGCTGAAATACAGGAACAGCATCAGAAGGAGCTTGAGAAGGTGAACACGATTTCGCGGGAAAATGGAGCGAGAGCAGACGACGTGTCGGAGGAACTAAGGAGACTCCGGGATAAACTGGAAATAAAAGCGATGCAGGAAgaacacaaaacaaaagaaaatta TGACAGGGAGGGATACATAAATGACTTGATCAAAGAAAATGCCATCCTAAAAAACAAAGTGGAATCAATGTTGATAGAGCTCAACGAAAAAGAAGTTAGATGGTTACGGGCTAGAGACGAATTGAAGCAAAAG ATTCAGGAgaaatttgatgaaaaatatgCAAAGTGGATGGCAGAAACCGATAGGAGGATGGAAGATCTACGTCAGCAAAACCTTCTTCTGAAGAGTTGTCTTTCGAAAGGTCTTCCACAGGATCAAAAGTCAGTGCAGTCTTCAAAGTCAAACGCTCCAGAGGGATGA
- the LOC143446734 gene encoding uncharacterized protein LOC143446734 isoform X2, with protein MIVKREREVVQVGQPNLGRPVGVETSKYKELEAKLNESETKKAQAEKEVRDLKDELAQAVKDRDSWNRKHDALKKQLAEIQEQHQKELEKVNTISRENGARADDVSEELRRLRDKLEIKAMQEEHKTKENYDREGYINDLIKENAILKNKVESMLIELNEKEVRWLRARDELKQKIQEKFDEKYAKWMAETDRRMEDLRQQNLLLKSCLSKGLPQDQKSVQSSKSNAPEG; from the exons ATGATCGTGAAACGTGAGAGAGAAGTTGTACAAGTGGGACAACCTAACCTGGGTAGACCGGTTGGTGTGGAGACGTCGAAGTATAAAGAACTGGAAGCAAAGCTGAACGAATCCGAAACGAAGAAAGCACAAGCGGAGAAAGAAGTACGGGACTTAAAGGATGAATTGGCGCAGGCGGTGAAGGACAGAGATAGCTGGAATCGAAAACACGACGCTTTGAAGAAACAGTTAGCTGAAATACAGGAACAGCATCAGAAGGAGCTTGAGAAGGTGAACACGATTTCGCGGGAAAATGGAGCGAGAGCAGACGACGTGTCGGAGGAACTAAGGAGACTCCGGGATAAACTGGAAATAAAAGCGATGCAGGAAgaacacaaaacaaaagaaaatta TGACAGGGAGGGATACATAAATGACTTGATCAAAGAAAATGCCATCCTAAAAAACAAAGTGGAATCAATGTTGATAGAGCTCAACGAAAAAGAAGTTAGATGGTTACGGGCTAGAGACGAATTGAAGCAAAAG ATTCAGGAgaaatttgatgaaaaatatgCAAAGTGGATGGCAGAAACCGATAGGAGGATGGAAGATCTACGTCAGCAAAACCTTCTTCTGAAGAGTTGTCTTTCGAAAGGTCTTCCACAGGATCAAAAGTCAGTGCAGTCTTCAAAGTCAAACGCTCCAGAGGGATGA